The Opitutales bacterium genome contains a region encoding:
- a CDS encoding SDR family NAD(P)-dependent oxidoreductase: MVVLKRLEDAIADGDIIDAVVLGSAINNDGSVKAAYSAPSVSGQARVITEALAAAEVSADTIRYVEAHGTATPIGDPIEVSALTRAYRLQTQETGYCALGSVKSNVGHLDTAAGVTGFIKTVLSVKHGKLFPTLHFQEPNPKIDFANSPFFVSNKLLDWPTHSHPRRAANSSFGVGGTNVHAIIEAAPRRPEPTPTEDRAYVVTASAKDFDALDESLANLADYLDAHSDTQVSALAHSLSQGRPIFQERFAAIIQNNDLENLIATLDEEEGTESFTATAPAMEPRAVFLFPGQGAQYLNMGRGLYDTEPVFREYFDDCRNRLQTHIGSDIRSIIFVENASPEAESTLTSTRWTQPALFIISYSLARTLMTWGIHPGAMIGHSVGEYVAACISGVMSLDDALLLVSERGALTAELPSGSMLAVHAPAEQIKAKLQGDLSLALVNSPRSCVIAGTEEAIGDFQQTLQAEDFRCRVLDTSHAFHSHMMEPMQAAFKRVLERCSLNTPQIPFISNLTGTWIRDEEATSVDYWLRQVRRTVLFSDGLSELLREENQILFEVGPGQTLASLCRQQEATQIPRIIQLLPDSRSSTSARDLMLKGLAQAWVSGAPGLWNALQSSEGASSLRLPAYPFQRHKYWIDAPETPDAGVSAPNAVPHKRSNVGDWFYLPSSKQIPVIKTRKLNNSVVLLGDEVEEVAKTLSSSGAVVNLNDFTGVKETTVVDLRPLEQSDKDGLEAIIQTVQSHADAIAEIILVCPQKSALIDGPLKVISQEFPTICTSRLIYDKSDRDQPSLVEAIYTTLTIDPQPEVSFTNGALTIPDFFQTRPPLDAIKIVQGETILVTGGLGGVSLALAEAISELQPKVHLVLASRSGMVLKATAQEVIERLESRGTQVSIEALDINNAAAVSALIAKLENLSGVIHAAGIPGGKIIARHEPGSCDPVLAPKVEGTRNLLAALEGRDLKFCVLCSSLAAMTGGVGQTDYTAANAYLDVTARSHDGDRRRIISLNWDAWRNLGMTQSEGTSELRDQIAIKREEGKEAFKLALRFDQPQIIISTIDLASRLKPTVTKDAAYADKDQSARQCHPRPALNVDFVTPNTPTEAYFAEVFADILAIDRVGTRDNFFELGGDSLSALELTAKLKSDKGWSLSITQLYQSPTIAALSKISFS; the protein is encoded by the coding sequence GTGGTCGTCTTAAAGCGTCTGGAGGATGCAATTGCGGATGGTGACATCATCGACGCTGTTGTCCTCGGATCAGCGATCAATAATGATGGTTCGGTTAAAGCGGCCTACTCGGCACCAAGCGTTTCTGGACAAGCTCGAGTGATCACCGAAGCTCTAGCCGCCGCCGAAGTATCTGCTGACACCATTCGCTACGTCGAGGCACACGGTACGGCGACACCGATCGGCGATCCAATCGAAGTCAGCGCGCTGACACGAGCCTACCGACTCCAGACTCAGGAGACAGGTTATTGCGCGCTTGGTTCGGTAAAGAGTAATGTCGGACACCTCGATACAGCCGCAGGCGTCACCGGCTTCATCAAGACCGTTCTCAGCGTTAAACATGGGAAGCTCTTTCCTACCCTACATTTCCAAGAGCCAAACCCAAAAATAGACTTTGCAAACAGTCCCTTCTTTGTCTCCAACAAACTGTTAGACTGGCCGACTCACAGCCATCCTCGGCGTGCTGCAAATAGCAGCTTCGGTGTCGGCGGTACAAATGTGCACGCCATTATCGAAGCGGCTCCCCGGCGCCCTGAGCCGACTCCGACTGAAGATCGCGCCTACGTCGTCACTGCGTCAGCAAAGGACTTTGATGCATTGGATGAATCCTTGGCGAATCTAGCTGATTATCTCGACGCCCATAGCGACACCCAGGTCTCCGCGCTGGCGCACAGCCTAAGCCAGGGACGCCCTATCTTTCAGGAACGTTTTGCAGCCATCATTCAAAACAATGACCTGGAAAACCTGATTGCGACACTCGACGAGGAAGAAGGCACAGAATCCTTTACTGCTACCGCTCCTGCCATGGAGCCGCGAGCCGTCTTCCTCTTCCCCGGACAAGGAGCACAATACCTAAATATGGGGCGCGGGCTCTATGACACTGAACCGGTATTCCGCGAATATTTCGATGACTGTCGCAACCGACTGCAAACGCACATCGGCAGTGATATACGCTCCATCATCTTTGTTGAAAACGCCTCTCCAGAAGCTGAATCGACCCTGACCTCGACGCGGTGGACCCAGCCCGCACTTTTTATCATTAGCTACAGTCTCGCAAGAACCCTGATGACCTGGGGCATCCATCCCGGAGCGATGATAGGCCACAGCGTGGGTGAATATGTTGCTGCGTGCATCTCAGGTGTTATGAGCCTGGACGATGCGCTGCTCTTGGTCTCCGAGCGTGGGGCACTCACCGCCGAGCTACCGAGCGGTAGCATGCTCGCCGTTCATGCTCCTGCTGAGCAGATCAAAGCCAAGCTTCAAGGTGACCTTTCTCTTGCTCTTGTGAATAGCCCGAGATCCTGCGTCATTGCGGGAACGGAAGAGGCTATAGGCGATTTCCAACAGACTCTACAAGCTGAGGATTTTCGCTGCAGAGTCCTCGACACCTCACACGCGTTCCACTCCCACATGATGGAACCCATGCAGGCAGCCTTCAAACGGGTTCTGGAGCGCTGTAGCCTAAACACACCGCAGATTCCTTTTATCTCGAACCTTACAGGAACGTGGATTCGCGATGAAGAAGCCACATCGGTCGACTATTGGCTACGCCAGGTTCGGAGAACCGTTCTATTCTCAGACGGCTTGAGCGAACTACTAAGAGAGGAGAATCAAATTCTCTTCGAAGTCGGCCCTGGGCAGACGTTAGCGTCTCTTTGTCGCCAGCAGGAAGCTACACAAATACCTCGAATCATCCAGCTGCTTCCGGATAGCCGTTCGTCCACATCTGCCCGCGACCTCATGCTCAAAGGCTTAGCGCAGGCTTGGGTCTCAGGGGCACCAGGGCTCTGGAATGCCCTGCAATCCTCTGAAGGCGCCTCGAGCTTACGCCTACCCGCCTACCCATTTCAGCGGCATAAATATTGGATAGACGCTCCCGAGACTCCTGACGCGGGCGTGTCAGCCCCGAACGCAGTGCCACACAAGCGCTCTAACGTAGGCGATTGGTTTTATTTACCCAGCTCGAAGCAAATACCCGTCATCAAAACTCGAAAGCTAAACAACTCAGTCGTCCTACTCGGGGATGAGGTCGAAGAGGTGGCAAAAACACTTTCAAGCTCAGGGGCTGTGGTGAACCTAAACGATTTCACGGGTGTAAAAGAAACCACTGTCGTCGACCTGCGCCCCCTCGAACAGTCAGACAAGGACGGCCTCGAGGCTATCATTCAAACAGTCCAAAGTCATGCCGACGCAATTGCAGAAATCATTTTAGTATGCCCCCAGAAAAGCGCGCTGATCGATGGCCCACTGAAGGTCATTAGCCAAGAGTTTCCCACCATTTGCACTTCCAGACTTATCTACGACAAAAGTGATCGGGATCAACCGAGCCTAGTAGAGGCGATCTACACAACGCTAACCATCGATCCGCAACCAGAAGTATCATTCACAAATGGTGCTTTAACCATCCCAGATTTTTTCCAAACACGCCCACCTCTTGACGCTATCAAAATCGTTCAAGGAGAGACCATACTCGTAACCGGAGGTCTCGGTGGCGTCAGCCTTGCCCTGGCCGAGGCAATCAGCGAATTGCAACCGAAGGTGCACCTTGTCCTAGCCAGTCGATCAGGGATGGTATTGAAGGCTACAGCTCAAGAAGTGATTGAGCGACTTGAGAGCCGGGGCACTCAAGTATCCATAGAGGCATTAGATATAAACAACGCTGCAGCAGTCAGTGCGCTGATTGCAAAACTCGAAAACCTCTCGGGGGTCATTCACGCTGCAGGTATTCCGGGCGGCAAGATCATAGCGCGACATGAGCCAGGCTCCTGCGATCCGGTACTTGCTCCCAAAGTTGAAGGCACCCGCAATCTACTTGCTGCACTCGAAGGAAGAGATCTCAAATTTTGTGTGCTCTGCTCATCTCTAGCGGCGATGACTGGAGGCGTCGGCCAAACGGATTACACCGCTGCCAATGCCTACCTTGATGTTACAGCTCGGAGCCACGATGGGGATCGCCGGCGGATAATATCATTGAACTGGGATGCCTGGCGCAATCTCGGCATGACCCAGTCTGAAGGCACTTCTGAGCTCCGCGATCAGATCGCCATAAAACGTGAAGAAGGGAAAGAAGCTTTCAAACTGGCCCTGCGCTTTGATCAGCCTCAAATCATCATTTCGACCATCGATCTTGCCAGCCGTCTTAAACCCACAGTGACTAAAGATGCAGCCTATGCCGACAAAGACCAATCAGCTCGACAGTGCCACCCACGCCCAGCCCTCAATGTCGATTTTGTAACACCAAACACCCCTACCGAAGCGTATTTCGCTGAGGTGTTCGCTGATATTCTTGCTATCGATCGCGTAGGTACTCGTGACAATTTTTTCGAGTTAGGCGGAGATTCCCTGAGCGCGCTTGAACTGACCGCGAAGCTTAAATCGGATAAAGGCTGGAGTCTGTCTATCACCCAACTGTATCAATCGCCTACTATCGCCGCGCTTTCCAAAATTTCGTTCAGTTAA
- a CDS encoding acyltransferase domain-containing protein: MKPAPDLDADIAIIGWKLRFPGAESTEEFWQNLRNGVESIHRFTDEELIAEGFSQADLDQPNFVKATPILPDVEQFDAEFFGFSPRDAEIIDPQFRIFLELSWAALEDAGYDPESFDGRIGVFGGANISRYYMHHLMPASQAGMVDGGMMTQCFNDKDTLCTLVSYKLNLKGPSVNVQSFCSTSLVAVHLGCQSLRLGESEMVLAGGTNLNSRSANGYVSNEGDIVSSDGSCRTFDKDGSGTVFGSGAGIAVLKLLKDAQRDGDTIHGIIKGSTLNNDGSSKAGYTAPSVDGQREAVKQALANADVHPESISYVEAHGTATHIGDPIEVEALTQAYRTYTDKKGWCAIGSVKTNMGHLDRAAGMPSLLKVVLAAKNKVIPPNVNFQEANPEIDFPNSPFYPAGKLQAWEPKDGHPRRAGISALGFGGTNAHVIVEEAPAETQREPESPEQFQMVFLSARTETALSQIQSNLARHIQKNSDLRFDDLAWTLQVSRRAFPQRTAIVCRNKEDALDALEGSKPELTLLQADRVSGKENVVFMFSGQGSQYVNMGKDLYATETVFQAAIDQCAELLNKELEKDLRSYLYPEIGEEAIAAEALKQTAITQPTLFAVEYAMARLLASWGIEPDAMIGHSIGEYVAAHLAGVFSLEDGLKLVAARGRLMQSCKPGDMLALGIGAEDAKKCVSDTVNLAAANALDLSVLSGDAKSIAEVAEKLEVEGILARKLETSHAFHSFMMDPILEAFKAVVAGIDLNAPQKKYISNVSGTWIKAEQATDPEYYAQHLRGTVQFAPGAITVAEAQNTRFVEVGPGKTLATFTDRSRLLPGARKAVPTMRHPKDTENDAQVFHRALASLWVNGADVDAEQRPQSKRARRVSLPTYPFERTEFWVDRPEISVSAPAATQAQDKKKEQIAEWLYTPTWKPADTPPWSHELPTDGANWLLLVDKIEAHAQPVNALSTGENIPAVVYPGEVFKQIDTAAFEVPAKDPKAFEELLKALKESGRSPSKVVYAWTVLSGESEEKMNLDASFFAPLFLCQALGGSGLTTPVDVALLTDSLQQIKNEATKAPIRATVSGIAKVVGKENPMIRTRHIDVLLEPSDDWIPALFSEFKSDDGASIIAWRGKQRWLQHYAPTPNLEAADAQLMQKGGTYIITGGFGGLGKTVANHLAKHYQANIILTTRSPLPPVGTWDDYLRDNGPTDSASIKMKFVRRLEKYGAKARAASANATDVEQMKAMVAEAVAQFGSIDGVFHTAGLPGGGIAQVKERAVAEKVLRPKIEGTRVLDIALEGQNPKFVMLFSSVASVIGPFGQVDYAAANSFLDHYARYKNDRSSTFWTATNWDDWAEVGMAVETSFDLGVQNAQIAARTETLEHPLFSEVEIEGDQRTYKASIDADKDWVVYEHLLFEKPTMPGSAYLEYARAAYAHATGDASPTLRDIFILNTFPVERGTQRDLFVNIEKSDGAWSFSITSITDGVPAEHAIGKMGPLDCTGQHDIDVSHLKERLTVEQRAGYADDDFSFIRGGVHLELGPRWHNTRYMWRSEKLYLGQHRLHTSIHDDVKAFPLHPGYTDFTTLFPFAPEGAYVLFSYRAIHAFAPLQPEIFILAEVLDDLKSGNDTLRFNATFVDKDGKVLLYIDELTLRRVDNVARPETAQAQGPMTLTLEKPGILDSLKMTPVEHKALPDDFIRVEVAASGLNFRDVLRGLGMLSDDHDMGADSVGFGTECAGIITEVGGKVKQFNVGDEVLGLSTFGFSTELTIPEVAAASIPEGIGFEEASGIPLVFLTVHHGLHKLAKLQKGERVLVHAAAGGIGLAAIQYAQAVGAEIFATAGSTKKQAFLRELGVEHITTSRDLSFADDILKWTNGEGVDVVLNALAGDFLTKSMEVLRPFGRFIEIGARDIYSNTQIGLLPFSKNLTFSAFDLGQVSTRQPDYLSELLNEVMQWFEAGKYTPLPTEVFAHNEIVAAFQHMAAAKHIGKVVVAHQNKRRKLKTEATATASSVTREATQRDLSHGILSQEGMQIMEILLQSRASQVVVNTRDLEPMMQAHANMARNQSTTASTPNPASTRRMHKRPNLPTAYLAPRNATEEKLAEMWQAILSIEKIGIHDSFFELGGDSLIGVQLVSQIKAEYSDKIAISDLYDGPTIAQFADKLSDGPTEAPERATASVTPEPEKKKTRRERRKEH; encoded by the coding sequence ATGAAACCCGCACCTGACCTCGACGCAGATATCGCAATTATCGGTTGGAAACTCCGCTTTCCAGGAGCCGAATCCACCGAGGAGTTTTGGCAGAATCTCCGCAACGGAGTAGAATCTATCCACCGCTTCACTGACGAAGAGTTGATCGCCGAAGGATTCAGCCAGGCAGACCTCGATCAACCCAATTTCGTGAAAGCGACGCCCATTTTGCCAGATGTCGAGCAGTTTGATGCAGAGTTCTTTGGATTCAGCCCACGCGACGCAGAAATCATCGATCCACAGTTTCGTATCTTCCTGGAATTATCCTGGGCCGCATTGGAAGACGCCGGTTATGATCCAGAAAGCTTTGATGGGCGCATTGGGGTGTTCGGTGGAGCCAACATCTCTCGCTACTACATGCACCACCTCATGCCCGCATCACAAGCGGGGATGGTCGACGGCGGCATGATGACCCAGTGTTTCAATGACAAGGACACGCTCTGCACCCTAGTCTCCTATAAGCTCAACCTTAAGGGTCCAAGCGTGAACGTGCAGTCATTCTGCTCAACCTCCTTAGTCGCAGTCCACCTGGGATGCCAAAGCCTACGCCTCGGCGAATCTGAAATGGTCCTCGCAGGCGGAACGAACTTAAATAGCCGCAGCGCCAACGGTTATGTGTCCAACGAGGGCGATATCGTCTCTTCAGACGGCAGTTGCCGCACCTTCGACAAAGATGGTTCCGGTACAGTCTTTGGCAGTGGCGCCGGTATTGCCGTCCTCAAACTTCTCAAAGATGCGCAGCGTGACGGCGATACAATCCACGGAATCATAAAAGGATCCACTCTCAATAATGATGGTTCCTCTAAGGCCGGCTACACAGCCCCGAGCGTCGATGGTCAACGTGAGGCTGTCAAACAAGCCCTAGCCAATGCAGATGTCCATCCCGAGAGCATCTCCTATGTCGAGGCGCACGGCACAGCCACACACATCGGCGACCCCATTGAGGTCGAGGCACTCACGCAAGCTTACCGCACCTACACCGACAAAAAGGGCTGGTGCGCTATCGGCTCAGTTAAAACGAATATGGGCCATCTCGACCGCGCGGCAGGTATGCCCAGTTTGCTCAAGGTCGTTCTCGCGGCGAAGAACAAAGTGATTCCACCCAATGTAAATTTCCAGGAAGCAAATCCTGAAATCGATTTCCCTAATAGCCCTTTTTATCCAGCCGGAAAATTGCAGGCCTGGGAGCCGAAAGACGGCCATCCTCGCCGTGCAGGTATCAGTGCCTTGGGTTTTGGTGGAACGAACGCTCATGTCATCGTCGAGGAAGCTCCTGCAGAAACACAGCGAGAGCCAGAGTCGCCAGAACAATTCCAGATGGTTTTTCTATCCGCTCGCACGGAAACCGCCCTGTCGCAGATTCAGTCAAACCTCGCCCGTCACATCCAGAAAAACAGCGACCTACGCTTCGACGATCTCGCTTGGACGCTCCAAGTAAGTCGACGCGCATTTCCACAGCGCACCGCTATTGTGTGTCGCAACAAAGAGGATGCACTCGATGCACTCGAAGGGAGCAAGCCCGAACTGACTCTGCTTCAAGCAGATCGGGTCAGTGGTAAAGAAAACGTGGTTTTCATGTTTTCCGGCCAGGGCTCCCAATACGTCAACATGGGCAAAGATTTGTACGCGACTGAGACCGTATTTCAGGCCGCGATCGATCAATGCGCCGAACTACTCAACAAAGAGTTGGAGAAAGATTTACGCAGTTACCTCTACCCGGAAATAGGAGAAGAGGCCATTGCCGCAGAAGCACTCAAACAAACCGCCATCACCCAACCCACATTATTCGCGGTTGAATACGCGATGGCTCGGTTGCTCGCATCTTGGGGTATTGAGCCTGATGCGATGATCGGCCATAGCATTGGCGAATATGTTGCAGCACATTTGGCGGGTGTGTTTTCGCTAGAAGACGGGCTTAAGCTGGTGGCAGCACGAGGTCGACTCATGCAAAGTTGCAAACCGGGCGACATGCTCGCCCTCGGTATCGGTGCGGAGGACGCAAAGAAATGTGTCAGTGACACAGTCAACCTTGCCGCCGCTAATGCCCTTGATCTCAGCGTATTGTCAGGCGATGCAAAAAGCATTGCCGAAGTCGCCGAGAAACTCGAAGTAGAGGGCATATTGGCCCGCAAGTTAGAGACCTCGCACGCCTTCCATTCCTTCATGATGGATCCAATCCTCGAAGCCTTTAAGGCTGTCGTTGCCGGTATCGACCTAAACGCCCCGCAAAAGAAGTATATCTCTAACGTCAGCGGCACTTGGATCAAAGCTGAGCAAGCCACCGATCCTGAGTATTACGCTCAACATCTGCGTGGCACAGTCCAGTTTGCCCCCGGAGCCATTACAGTAGCCGAAGCTCAAAACACCCGATTCGTTGAGGTGGGGCCCGGCAAGACACTCGCGACTTTTACCGACCGCTCGCGCCTTCTACCCGGCGCCCGTAAAGCCGTGCCGACGATGCGCCATCCCAAAGATACGGAAAACGATGCGCAGGTTTTCCATCGCGCATTGGCGAGCTTATGGGTCAACGGAGCCGATGTAGACGCTGAACAGCGCCCACAATCGAAGCGCGCCCGTAGAGTCTCCCTGCCGACCTACCCCTTTGAGCGCACAGAATTCTGGGTGGATCGTCCCGAGATCTCTGTAAGCGCTCCAGCAGCAACCCAAGCTCAGGATAAGAAAAAAGAACAGATTGCGGAATGGTTGTATACACCCACATGGAAGCCTGCTGACACACCACCTTGGTCTCATGAACTCCCAACTGACGGAGCCAACTGGCTTCTCCTTGTCGACAAGATCGAGGCCCATGCTCAGCCAGTAAACGCTTTGTCTACCGGAGAGAACATTCCGGCAGTGGTATACCCTGGAGAGGTTTTTAAACAGATCGACACAGCCGCCTTCGAAGTGCCTGCCAAAGACCCCAAGGCATTCGAGGAATTACTTAAGGCTCTGAAAGAATCAGGCCGGAGCCCGAGCAAGGTTGTTTACGCATGGACTGTGTTATCTGGCGAATCTGAGGAAAAAATGAACCTCGATGCGTCGTTCTTTGCCCCCCTATTCCTCTGCCAAGCGCTTGGAGGTTCAGGACTCACGACTCCGGTAGATGTCGCACTCCTAACCGACAGCCTACAACAGATAAAAAACGAAGCTACCAAAGCCCCAATCCGGGCTACAGTCTCGGGGATAGCAAAAGTTGTAGGCAAAGAAAATCCCATGATCCGCACGCGTCATATCGACGTGTTGCTTGAACCCAGCGATGACTGGATCCCCGCGCTGTTTTCAGAATTCAAATCCGATGATGGGGCTTCCATTATTGCGTGGCGTGGCAAGCAGCGCTGGCTCCAGCACTATGCACCGACGCCAAATCTCGAGGCGGCTGATGCGCAGCTGATGCAGAAAGGCGGGACTTATATCATAACCGGGGGTTTCGGTGGGTTGGGCAAGACTGTAGCGAACCACCTCGCGAAGCATTATCAGGCAAACATCATCCTCACTACGCGCAGTCCCCTCCCGCCGGTTGGCACCTGGGACGATTACCTCCGCGACAACGGCCCAACAGACTCGGCTTCAATCAAGATGAAGTTTGTCCGCCGCCTCGAAAAATATGGGGCCAAAGCACGCGCAGCTTCCGCGAATGCGACTGATGTCGAACAAATGAAGGCAATGGTTGCTGAAGCTGTTGCACAATTTGGCAGCATCGACGGGGTGTTTCATACAGCGGGTCTCCCTGGAGGCGGGATTGCTCAAGTCAAAGAACGTGCAGTCGCCGAGAAAGTACTCAGACCCAAGATCGAAGGTACCCGCGTCCTAGACATCGCTCTTGAGGGACAAAATCCAAAATTTGTTATGCTTTTCTCCTCGGTCGCCTCAGTCATCGGACCGTTTGGACAAGTCGACTACGCTGCGGCAAACAGCTTTTTAGACCACTATGCCCGTTATAAAAACGACCGATCCTCGACTTTTTGGACCGCGACCAATTGGGACGATTGGGCTGAGGTCGGTATGGCCGTCGAGACTTCGTTCGACCTGGGCGTGCAGAATGCCCAAATCGCTGCGAGGACAGAGACGCTCGAACACCCGCTCTTCTCCGAGGTCGAAATCGAAGGTGACCAACGGACCTACAAGGCCAGCATAGACGCCGACAAAGATTGGGTCGTCTATGAGCACTTGCTGTTTGAAAAACCCACGATGCCCGGTAGCGCCTATCTCGAGTATGCCCGCGCTGCCTATGCTCACGCTACCGGCGACGCCAGCCCTACCCTCCGGGACATTTTTATACTCAATACCTTCCCGGTCGAACGCGGCACACAGCGCGACCTCTTCGTTAATATCGAAAAGAGCGATGGTGCGTGGAGTTTTTCCATTACCAGCATCACCGATGGAGTGCCTGCCGAACACGCCATCGGGAAAATGGGCCCACTCGACTGCACGGGACAGCACGACATCGATGTTAGCCATCTCAAGGAAAGACTCACAGTTGAACAGCGCGCTGGTTACGCTGACGACGATTTCTCATTCATCCGAGGCGGCGTCCATCTGGAACTCGGCCCACGCTGGCATAACACCCGTTACATGTGGCGCAGCGAGAAGCTCTATCTTGGTCAACATCGACTGCACACGTCTATCCATGACGATGTGAAGGCCTTCCCACTCCATCCGGGATACACTGACTTCACCACCCTGTTTCCCTTTGCCCCAGAAGGGGCGTATGTGCTCTTTTCCTACCGTGCTATTCATGCATTTGCTCCCCTCCAGCCGGAGATCTTTATTCTAGCGGAGGTATTGGATGATCTGAAGTCGGGCAATGATACCCTGCGCTTCAATGCGACCTTTGTAGACAAAGATGGCAAGGTACTGCTTTACATCGATGAACTTACACTACGCCGAGTCGACAATGTGGCGCGCCCAGAGACTGCACAAGCTCAAGGCCCAATGACCCTCACACTCGAAAAGCCCGGCATCCTCGACTCGCTTAAAATGACTCCAGTCGAGCACAAGGCACTTCCTGATGACTTTATTCGAGTGGAAGTCGCGGCGTCTGGACTTAATTTCCGTGATGTCCTCCGCGGCCTTGGGATGCTGTCTGATGACCATGACATGGGGGCCGATTCGGTCGGCTTCGGCACTGAATGCGCCGGAATAATTACTGAAGTCGGCGGCAAGGTAAAACAGTTCAACGTCGGCGACGAGGTATTGGGATTGTCTACATTTGGTTTCAGCACCGAACTGACCATTCCTGAAGTCGCAGCAGCCTCGATTCCTGAAGGGATTGGCTTTGAGGAAGCATCTGGCATCCCACTAGTATTCCTCACGGTTCACCATGGCTTGCACAAATTGGCCAAACTACAAAAGGGAGAACGCGTCCTCGTCCACGCCGCTGCCGGAGGAATCGGACTCGCAGCCATACAATATGCGCAGGCCGTGGGAGCCGAAATTTTTGCCACCGCTGGCAGTACCAAAAAGCAAGCCTTCCTGCGCGAATTAGGGGTCGAACACATCACAACATCCAGAGACCTGAGCTTCGCTGATGACATCCTAAAATGGACTAATGGCGAGGGTGTAGATGTGGTACTCAATGCCCTCGCTGGCGACTTTTTAACGAAGAGTATGGAGGTCCTCCGCCCCTTCGGACGATTTATAGAAATCGGTGCGAGAGACATTTATTCCAACACCCAAATCGGTCTTCTCCCCTTCTCTAAAAACCTTACCTTCTCGGCCTTCGATCTAGGGCAAGTTTCAACACGTCAGCCTGATTATTTAAGTGAATTGCTTAATGAAGTCATGCAATGGTTCGAAGCGGGTAAATACACGCCTCTACCCACCGAAGTCTTTGCTCACAATGAGATCGTCGCAGCATTCCAACACATGGCTGCTGCCAAGCATATTGGAAAGGTCGTTGTTGCACACCAAAACAAGCGTCGAAAACTGAAAACAGAAGCGACCGCAACAGCGTCTTCCGTGACGCGCGAAGCCACGCAACGTGACCTATCTCACGGCATCCTATCCCAGGAAGGGATGCAGATCATGGAGATCCTCTTGCAGTCCAGAGCAAGCCAAGTCGTCGTCAACACCCGCGACCTTGAGCCGATGATGCAGGCCCACGCTAACATGGCACGCAACCAAAGCACTACGGCTAGCACGCCAAACCCCGCGTCCACGCGACGGATGCACAAACGCCCGAACCTCCCCACCGCCTACCTTGCCCCACGCAATGCCACCGAAGAAAAATTAGCCGAGATGTGGCAGGCCATCCTCTCCATCGAAAAAATCGGCATACACGACAGTTTCTTCGAACTCGGCGGCGACTCCCTCATCGGCGTCCAACTCGTCTCACAAATCAAAGCCGAATACTCCGATAAAATCGCCATCTCCGACCTCTACGACGGCCCCACCATCGCCCAATTCGCCGACAAGCTCAGCGATGGCCCCACCGAAGCACCAGAACGCGCAACAGCAAGCGTTACCCCCGAACCTGAAAAGAAAAAAACCAGACGCGAACGACGCAAAGAACACTAA
- a CDS encoding GTP-binding protein: MRKLPVTVLSGFLGAGKTTLLNHILNNRDGLKVAVIVNDMSEINIDAQLVAEGGAGLSRQEEKLVEMSNGCICCTLRDDLLLEVRRLALEGRFDYLVIESTGVSEPMPVAETFYFRDELGFSLEDISEIDTMVTVVDAANFERDFGSTDRLRDRGQEVDAEDVRSIIDLLVDQVEFADVIILNKIDLVDAAMRARIIAGIKAINSRAELIETSFSKIDPKCILNTGSFDIESAEQMPDWLKIIEKEPVSETEEYGISHFVYRARRPFHPERLRKWMAQEWPGVIRSKGFFWLATRMPFVGLWSRAGAQSDVQVAGKWYATLPRHNWPNDPEELELVRSNWKEPFGDRRQEIVLIGYTDQMDQNALTARLDSCLLTDSEMDEGEAAWAVLDDPFPAWIAGATPEPSIIG, encoded by the coding sequence ATACGCAAGCTTCCCGTGACGGTCCTCTCAGGCTTTCTCGGAGCTGGGAAGACCACGCTGCTCAATCATATTTTAAATAACCGCGACGGCCTCAAAGTCGCCGTAATTGTCAATGATATGAGCGAGATAAATATCGACGCTCAGCTCGTTGCCGAGGGCGGAGCAGGGCTCAGTCGGCAAGAAGAGAAACTGGTCGAGATGAGCAATGGGTGCATTTGTTGCACCCTGCGCGACGACCTACTCCTCGAAGTGCGGCGCTTGGCATTAGAGGGGCGGTTCGATTACTTGGTGATTGAGTCGACCGGTGTGTCTGAACCCATGCCGGTGGCCGAGACCTTTTACTTTCGAGACGAGCTTGGATTCAGCCTCGAGGACATTTCTGAGATCGATACGATGGTAACGGTCGTCGATGCGGCTAACTTTGAGCGCGATTTTGGCTCCACTGATCGATTGCGTGATCGTGGCCAGGAAGTCGATGCTGAGGATGTGCGCAGTATCATCGACTTGCTTGTCGACCAGGTTGAGTTCGCCGACGTCATCATTCTGAATAAAATTGATTTGGTGGATGCAGCCATGCGCGCCCGAATCATCGCCGGTATAAAAGCAATCAACAGTCGCGCCGAATTGATCGAAACTTCCTTTAGTAAAATCGACCCGAAGTGCATCTTGAATACCGGAAGCTTTGACATCGAATCGGCGGAGCAGATGCCCGACTGGCTCAAGATTATTGAGAAGGAACCGGTTTCCGAGACCGAGGAATATGGCATCAGTCACTTTGTTTACCGAGCCCGACGCCCCTTCCATCCTGAACGCCTACGCAAATGGATGGCTCAAGAGTGGCCTGGCGTGATCCGCTCCAAAGGCTTTTTTTGGCTCGCGACACGGATGCCCTTCGTCGGGCTCTGGTCGCGCGCTGGGGCGCAGTCCGACGTGCAAGTCGCAGGGAAGTGGTATGCCACGCTGCCACGCCATAATTGGCCCAACGACCCAGAAGAGCTAGAGCTCGTGCGCTCGAACTGGAAAGAGCCCTTCGGCGACCGCCGGCAAGAAATCGTCCTTATCGGTTACACGGATCAGATGGATCAAAACGCGCTAACCGCGCGCTTAGACAGCTGCTTGCTAACGGACTCAGAGATGGACGAGGGCGAAGCAGCCTGGGCAGTTCTAGACGATCCCTTCCCAGCCTGGATCGCCGGAGCGACACCGGAGCCATCAATCATTGGATAG